The window TTGATCTCGGCGGGATCCTTCATGGGATCGTACGTGCCGAGCTCCTCGATGAAGCGGCCGTCGCGGGGGCTGTGGGAGTCGGCCACCACGAGACGATAGAAAGGAACCTTTTTGCGGCCGTGACGTGAAAGACGAATTCTTACTGCCATTTCTGCAACACCTCCTGAAACAATTTGTCGTTTATAAAAAATCCCCGTGGGGATTTTCTGCGGTTTTTCAGCGGCGGAACATGCCGCCCAGGCCTCCAAGGAGGCC of the Pyramidobacter piscolens W5455 genome contains:
- the rpsP gene encoding 30S ribosomal protein S16; its protein translation is MAVRIRLSRHGRKKVPFYRLVVADSHSPRDGRFIEELGTYDPMKDPAEIKINEESAVKWLRNGALPSDTARALLKKAGVWAKFSEKAE